TGCGCGCGCAGACGGCGACCTGCGCGCCGCGCGCGGCGAAGGCAAACGCAATCGCCCGCCCGATGCCCCGGCCGCCGCCGGTCACCAGGGCGACCTTGCCCGCGAACGCGCTCTCGTCCGGCTGGGCGGTCATTGCGGCGCTGCTCACTTGGCCGCGGCTGCCAGAATCGCACGGGCGATCTTGTGGGCGTCCGGCAGGTTCTCCATCTCCAGTGTCTGCGCCATCGGCGGCGGCACGTCATGGGCGGCGACGATCTGGATCGGCGCCTTGAGCGCGTCCCACGCCTCCGCCTGCACCTTGTAGGCGACGTGCTGCGGGTAAGACCCCGTCAGCGGCGCCTGTGTCACCAGCACCAGGCGGCCGGTCTTGCGCACCGACGCCAGCACCGTTTCCAGGTCGAGCGGGATGAGGGTGCGCAAGTCAATGACCTCGGCCTGCACGTCCTCCTGCGCCGCCGCCTCCGCCGCCTCCAGCGCCAGCCCGACGCTGCGCGAGTAGGTGACGACGGTTACCTCCTCGCCCGGGCGCACCACCACCGCCCGCCCCAGCGGCACCGTGTAGTCCTCCTCCGGCACCACACCCTTCTCGGTATAGAGGAGCTGGTGCTCGATGAAGATCACCGGGTTATCGTCGCGGATGGCGCTCTTGAGCAGGCCCTTGGCGTCGTAGGCGCTCCAGGGGGCGACCACCTTCAGCCCCGGCATCATGGTCACCACCGCTTCCAGGCTCTGCGAGTGCTGCCCGGCGTAGCCCTTGCCGCCGCCGATGGTGGTGCG
Above is a genomic segment from Armatimonadota bacterium containing:
- a CDS encoding transketolase C-terminal domain-containing protein, with protein sequence RTTIGGGKGYAGQHSQSLEAVVTMMPGLKVVAPWSAYDAKGLLKSAIRDDNPVIFIEHQLLYTEKGVVPEEDYTVPLGRAVVVRPGEEVTVVTYSRSVGLALEAAEAAAQEDVQAEVIDLRTLIPLDLETVLASVRKTGRLVLVTQAPLTGSYPQHVAYKVQAEAWDALKAPIQIVAAHDVPPPMAQTLEMENLPDAHKIARAILAAAAK